In Candidatus Krumholzibacteriia bacterium, the genomic window TGGCGCGCGGTGACCGTGTCGCCATTCTTGCCGAAAACCGGATCGAGTGGGCGGTGACCGACCTCGCCATACTGTCCATGGGCGCGGTCACCATTCCCATCTATCCCACGCTCATCCCTGCCCAGATCGAGTACATCCTGCGCGACGCGCAGGCGCGCATCGTGTTCGTCTCCACCGCCGAACAGGCGCAGAAGGTACGTGACATCCGCGCCCGCCTCCCCGTCCTGGAGCGAATCGTGGCCTTCGAGGCCGACGCGGCGGCGGACGGTGTCGACACGCTCGAAGCCGTGGTCGCCGCCGCACCGCCGCTGAGCGACGCCGATTACCGCGCGCTGATCGGCGGCGTGCGCTCCACCGACTGGGCCAGCATCATCTACACCTCCGGCACCACCGGCGAACCCAAGGGGACGATCCTGTCGCACGGTAACTTCATGGCCAACATGCAGCAGTGCCTCGAGGTGTTCGATCTCGTGCCCACGGACACCAGCCTGTCCTTCCTGCCCCTGAGCCACGTCTTCGAGCGCTGCCCGGGCTTCTTCGTCATGATGACGGCGGGCGTGACCATCGCCTACGCGGAATCCATCGAGCGCGTTCCCGACAACCTGCGCGAGGTGCGCCCCACGGTGGTGTGCAGCGTGCCGCGCGTGTACGAGAAGATGTACGCGCGCATCCTCGATACCGTGGCCAAGGGCTCCCCGCTGCGCAAGCAGCTCTTCTGGTGGGCCGTGCGGGTGGGGCGTGCGTCGCTCGGCAAGCCGGGGGCCGGCGGACTGCGCCTGCGCATCGCGCACGCGCTGGTCTTCAAGAAGCTGCACGAGCGCGTGGGTGGCCGTCTGCGCTTCTTCATCTCGGGCAGCGCCCCGCTGGCGCAGGAGATCGCCGAGTTCTTCTGGGGCGCGGGCATTCCCATCCTGGAGGGCTACGGGCTCACCGAGGCATCGCCGGTGCTGTCGGTCAACACGTTCGCGCAGCGCCGCTTCGGCAGCGTTGGACGCCCGCTGCCGGGGGTGGAAATCCACATCGCGGAAGACGGCGAGATCCTCGCCCGCGGCGCCAACATCATGCAGGGCTACTTCCAGAAACCCGGGGAGACCAACGAAGCCCTGGCCGGCGGCTGGTTCCACACCGGGGACATCGGACACATCGACGCGGACGGGTTCCTGTTTATCACCGACCGCAAGAAGGACCTGATCGCCACCGCGGGGGGCAAGAAGGTGGCGCCACAGCCCATCGAGGCGCGCTTCAAGCATAGCAAGTACGTCTCCGA contains:
- a CDS encoding long-chain fatty acid--CoA ligase, with the protein product MKYTYQETIPAQFVASVESFDKPDAFRHKRDGVWVNISHREVYERVRAVCAALRAARVARGDRVAILAENRIEWAVTDLAILSMGAVTIPIYPTLIPAQIEYILRDAQARIVFVSTAEQAQKVRDIRARLPVLERIVAFEADAAADGVDTLEAVVAAAPPLSDADYRALIGGVRSTDWASIIYTSGTTGEPKGTILSHGNFMANMQQCLEVFDLVPTDTSLSFLPLSHVFERCPGFFVMMTAGVTIAYAESIERVPDNLREVRPTVVCSVPRVYEKMYARILDTVAKGSPLRKQLFWWAVRVGRASLGKPGAGGLRLRIAHALVFKKLHERVGGRLRFFISGSAPLAQEIAEFFWGAGIPILEGYGLTEASPVLSVNTFAQRRFGSVGRPLPGVEIHIAEDGEILARGANIMQGYFQKPGETNEALAGGWFHTGDIGHIDADGFLFITDRKKDLIATAGGKKVAPQPIEARFKHSKYVSEAVMIGDRRPFISLLIVPNFERLDAWARDTGLDPDDRARLLEAPDVHRIYQRVVDQVNEGLAQFERIKTFTLIDRELTVDEGHLTPTLKVRRKIVEEAFREQIEAMYRPGTR